The proteins below come from a single Caenibius sp. WL genomic window:
- the coaD gene encoding pantetheine-phosphate adenylyltransferase, with protein MSERIGVYPGTFDPITLGHADIIRRGAKLVDRLIIGVTTNPSKNPMFTPQERMAMVEREVAMLGLDNVSVVGFNALLMKFAEKQGASMIIRGLRAVADFEYEYQMAGMNQQLNAKIETVFLMADVSLQPIASKLVKEIALFGGDIKPFVSPEIRGEVVARVAERGQLGDY; from the coding sequence ATGAGCGAACGGATTGGTGTTTACCCGGGTACGTTTGATCCGATCACGCTGGGCCATGCCGATATCATCCGGCGTGGCGCCAAGCTGGTCGACCGCCTGATTATCGGGGTGACGACCAATCCTTCGAAGAATCCGATGTTCACGCCGCAGGAGCGCATGGCCATGGTCGAACGCGAAGTGGCCATGCTCGGGCTGGATAACGTGTCGGTGGTCGGCTTCAACGCGCTGCTGATGAAATTCGCCGAAAAACAGGGGGCCAGCATGATTATCCGCGGCCTGCGCGCAGTGGCGGATTTCGAATACGAATATCAGATGGCCGGGATGAACCAGCAGTTGAACGCGAAAATCGAAACGGTTTTCCTGATGGCCGATGTCAGCCTGCAACCGATCGCGTCCAAGCTGGTTAAGGAAATCGCGCTGTTCGGCGGAGATATCAAGCCGTTCGTAAGCCCCGAGATTCGCGGCGAAGTGGTGGCCCGCGTCGCCGAGCGGGGCCAGCTTGGGGACTACTGA
- a CDS encoding exodeoxyribonuclease VII small subunit produces the protein MAQEAPDISQMSFEDALRALEDVVRMLESGDVPLDESIDLYERGEALRMHCQKRLDAAQARIEKIVAGPGGTVRGAEAFDPEGRTGA, from the coding sequence ATGGCGCAAGAGGCCCCCGATATTTCGCAGATGAGCTTCGAAGACGCGCTCCGCGCGCTGGAAGACGTGGTTCGCATGCTTGAAAGCGGCGATGTGCCGCTCGACGAATCGATTGATCTTTATGAACGGGGCGAAGCGCTTCGCATGCATTGCCAGAAACGGCTCGATGCCGCGCAGGCGCGTATCGAAAAGATCGTCGCCGGGCCCGGTGGCACGGTCAGAGGCGCGGAAGCGTTCGATCCGGAAGGCCGGACCGGGGCCTGA
- the miaA gene encoding tRNA (adenosine(37)-N6)-dimethylallyltransferase MiaA, producing MTTGLPPLALIAGPTASGKSDCAVALARALVQQGRRAVVINADSAQVYADLAVLSARPSAQEMQGIEHRLFGTWDGAVACSAADWALAAAMEIHALHAEGAVPILVGGTGLYIRTLLEGIAPIPPIDPFIREQVRALPLADAYAALCREDPARAAALNANDATRVARALEVIRSTGRPMAEWQEAREGGLGDTVALHPLILLPPREELYARCDARFVQMMDAGAVEEVRALLARRLDPALPVMRAIGVREIADWLQGGCTREEAIAQGAQATRNYAKRQYTWFRRQPPVAWPRKEIINSEFSSYFEILLQH from the coding sequence ATGACGACCGGGCTGCCGCCGCTGGCGCTCATTGCAGGGCCGACCGCGAGCGGCAAGAGCGATTGTGCTGTCGCCCTCGCACGTGCACTCGTACAACAAGGGCGCCGCGCGGTGGTTATCAACGCCGACAGCGCGCAGGTCTATGCCGATCTCGCAGTGCTCAGCGCCCGTCCGTCGGCGCAGGAGATGCAGGGGATAGAACACCGCCTGTTCGGCACCTGGGATGGCGCTGTCGCCTGTTCCGCCGCCGATTGGGCGCTGGCGGCGGCAATGGAAATCCACGCGTTGCATGCCGAGGGCGCAGTGCCCATCCTGGTTGGCGGCACCGGGCTCTACATCCGCACTCTGCTGGAGGGTATTGCCCCGATCCCGCCGATCGATCCGTTCATTCGCGAACAGGTGCGCGCCCTGCCCCTCGCCGATGCTTATGCCGCGCTCTGCCGTGAAGACCCCGCCCGGGCCGCGGCGCTCAACGCCAACGATGCCACGCGCGTGGCACGGGCACTGGAAGTCATCCGTTCCACCGGGCGGCCGATGGCCGAATGGCAGGAAGCGCGTGAAGGCGGACTGGGCGATACCGTCGCTCTGCACCCCCTGATTCTGCTCCCCCCGCGTGAGGAGCTCTATGCGCGATGCGATGCGCGCTTTGTCCAGATGATGGATGCCGGCGCCGTGGAAGAAGTCAGGGCTCTGCTCGCCCGCCGACTCGATCCCGCCCTGCCCGTTATGCGTGCGATCGGGGTTCGCGAGATTGCAGACTGGTTGCAGGGGGGATGCACGCGCGAAGAGGCCATCGCACAAGGAGCACAGGCGACACGAAATTACGCGAAGCGGCAATATACATGGTTTCGGAGGCAACCTCCTGTCGCGTGGCCGCGCAAGGAAATTATAAATTCTGAATTTTCTTCCTATTTTGAAATATTATTACAACACTAA
- the ilvC gene encoding ketol-acid reductoisomerase, producing MKVYYDADCDLNLITDKKIAVLGYGSQGHAHAQNLRDSGVKDVAIALRPGSASAKKAESAGFKVLSNKDAAAWADILMILAPDEHQAAIWENDLKGNMKKGAALAFAHGLNIHFGLIEVPSDIDVIMIAPKGPGHTVRSEYVRGGGVPCLVAIAQDATGNAHDIALAYASGVGGGRSGIIETNFKEECETDLFGEQVVLCGGITHLIQAGFETLVEAGYAPEMAYFECLHETKLIVDLLYEGGIANMRYSISNTAEYGDITTGPRIITDETKAEMKRVLTDIQTGRFVKNFVLDNRAGQPELKAARKLAEAHPIEQTGSRLRAMMPWIGANKLVDKEKN from the coding sequence ATGAAAGTTTATTACGACGCCGATTGCGATCTCAACCTGATCACGGACAAGAAGATTGCCGTGCTCGGCTATGGCAGCCAGGGCCACGCCCACGCGCAGAACCTGCGCGATAGCGGGGTGAAGGATGTCGCCATCGCGCTTCGTCCCGGTTCGGCCAGCGCCAAGAAGGCGGAAAGCGCCGGCTTCAAGGTTCTTTCGAACAAGGATGCCGCCGCATGGGCCGATATCCTCATGATCCTCGCGCCCGATGAACATCAGGCCGCGATCTGGGAAAACGACCTCAAGGGCAACATGAAGAAGGGTGCTGCCCTCGCCTTCGCCCACGGTCTCAATATCCACTTCGGCCTGATCGAAGTGCCCAGCGACATCGATGTGATCATGATCGCGCCGAAGGGCCCCGGCCACACCGTGCGTTCGGAATATGTTCGTGGCGGCGGCGTGCCGTGCCTCGTGGCGATCGCGCAGGATGCCACCGGCAATGCGCATGATATCGCTCTTGCCTACGCTTCGGGCGTCGGTGGCGGCCGCAGCGGCATCATCGAAACCAATTTCAAGGAAGAGTGCGAAACCGATCTCTTCGGCGAACAGGTCGTTCTGTGCGGCGGCATCACCCACCTGATCCAAGCCGGTTTCGAAACGCTGGTCGAAGCCGGCTATGCGCCGGAAATGGCCTATTTCGAATGTCTCCACGAAACCAAGCTGATCGTGGACCTGCTGTATGAAGGCGGCATCGCCAACATGCGCTATTCGATCTCGAACACGGCCGAATACGGTGACATCACCACCGGCCCGCGCATCATCACCGACGAAACCAAGGCGGAAATGAAGCGCGTGCTGACCGATATCCAGACCGGCCGTTTCGTGAAGAACTTCGTGCTCGACAACCGCGCTGGCCAGCCCGAACTCAAGGCTGCCCGCAAGCTTGCCGAAGCGCACCCGATCGAACAGACCGGTTCGCGCCTGCGTGCGATGATGCCGTGGATCGGCGCCAACAAGCTGGTCGACAAAGAAAAGAACTAA
- a CDS encoding peptidylprolyl isomerase: protein MTKALISTALALSLALAPGFAAAKDKSKKKGQEIAAPARIYAPVNYNVNEDLDNILLLDLSTGERVAIRLMPDWAPHHVERIKELARQGFYNGVIFHRVIDGFMAQTGDPTGTGRGGSQLPDIQAEFNDLPHVRGSVSMARAASDDSANSQFFIVFYPRFALDRRYTNFGRVIANMDAVDRVQRGEPPQNPTKIVQASIASDRKAPPAFVPPAPDAQPITAEMLKSSQVQ, encoded by the coding sequence ATGACGAAAGCCCTGATCTCTACTGCCTTGGCCCTTTCTCTCGCCCTTGCTCCGGGATTCGCTGCCGCGAAAGACAAGAGCAAGAAGAAAGGCCAGGAAATCGCGGCACCCGCGCGCATCTATGCTCCGGTCAATTACAATGTGAACGAGGATCTGGATAATATCCTGCTTCTCGATCTCTCCACCGGGGAACGCGTCGCCATCCGCCTGATGCCGGACTGGGCGCCGCATCATGTCGAACGGATCAAGGAACTGGCGCGCCAGGGGTTCTATAACGGCGTGATTTTCCACCGCGTGATCGATGGCTTCATGGCCCAGACGGGCGATCCCACGGGAACCGGCCGGGGCGGTTCGCAACTGCCGGACATCCAGGCCGAATTCAACGATCTGCCGCATGTTCGCGGTTCGGTGTCAATGGCCCGCGCCGCATCGGATGATAGCGCCAACAGCCAGTTCTTCATCGTTTTCTACCCGCGTTTCGCGCTTGACCGGCGATACACCAATTTCGGCCGGGTGATCGCCAATATGGATGCCGTCGATCGGGTCCAGCGGGGCGAACCACCGCAGAACCCGACGAAGATCGTGCAAGCGTCGATCGCTTCCGATCGCAAGGCCCCGCCTGCT
- the ilvN gene encoding acetolactate synthase small subunit, giving the protein MKIQHGEAERHVLTVTVDNEAGILARIAGMFTARGYNIDSLTVADISENHSISRITIVTQGPPSVIDQIHAQLERLVPVHKVTDLTESGPHVERELALIKVSGTGEKRVEALRVADVFRAKVVDTTTSSFIFELTGAPDKIDSFIAIMRELGLVEVGRTGIVGMMRGGNAA; this is encoded by the coding sequence ATGAAAATCCAGCACGGCGAGGCCGAGCGCCACGTCCTGACTGTCACCGTCGATAACGAAGCGGGCATTCTCGCCCGCATCGCCGGGATGTTCACTGCGCGCGGCTACAATATCGACAGCCTGACTGTGGCCGATATCAGCGAAAATCACTCGATCAGCCGGATCACTATCGTTACTCAGGGGCCGCCCTCGGTGATCGATCAGATCCACGCCCAGCTCGAACGGCTGGTTCCGGTGCACAAAGTCACCGATCTGACCGAATCCGGGCCGCATGTGGAGCGCGAACTGGCTCTGATCAAAGTGTCCGGCACGGGTGAAAAGCGGGTCGAAGCCTTGCGGGTGGCCGATGTGTTCCGCGCCAAAGTTGTCGACACCACGACTTCGAGCTTCATTTTCGAACTGACCGGCGCGCCCGACAAGATCGACAGCTTCATCGCCATCATGCGCGAACTGGGGCTGGTCGAAGTCGGCCGCACGGGGATCGTCGGGATGATGCGCGGCGGCAACGCCGCCTGA
- a CDS encoding polyprenyl synthetase family protein: MSTPDATDGGLLADNLAQIASDIDSLFDSLLPIPDDKHARLIEAMRYAAIGGGKRLRPLLLVATAEMYGVHRAAAMRAACAIEAIHVYSLIHDDLPCMDDDDLRHGRPTVHKAFDEATAVLAGDSLHAMAFAILSDEATSGDPFVRSELVQTLALAAGAHGMAGGQMIDMAAEIEEFDLHTITRLQQLKTGALLAASVEMGAIIGRIPPEGRAHLRAYARDIGLAFQIVDDLLDYEGDEAKAGKALRKDAGKGKQTFVSLLGAQRARDQAEMLVAQASDHLANHGTEARLLRALARYIVERDH, encoded by the coding sequence ATGTCCACGCCCGACGCCACCGATGGCGGCTTGCTGGCGGACAATCTCGCCCAGATCGCCAGCGATATCGATTCGCTGTTCGATTCGCTGCTGCCGATTCCGGATGACAAGCATGCCCGGCTGATCGAGGCGATGCGTTATGCCGCGATCGGCGGGGGCAAGCGGTTGCGGCCACTGCTGCTTGTCGCCACAGCCGAAATGTATGGCGTCCACCGCGCTGCGGCCATGCGCGCCGCCTGCGCGATAGAGGCGATTCACGTCTATTCGCTGATCCATGACGATCTGCCGTGTATGGACGACGATGACCTCCGCCATGGCAGACCCACCGTGCATAAGGCTTTTGACGAAGCGACGGCGGTGCTGGCGGGCGATTCGCTCCATGCCATGGCGTTTGCGATCCTGTCGGACGAAGCGACCAGCGGCGATCCGTTCGTGCGCTCCGAACTGGTGCAAACGCTGGCTTTGGCCGCTGGTGCGCATGGTATGGCGGGGGGGCAGATGATCGATATGGCCGCCGAGATCGAAGAGTTCGATCTGCATACCATCACCCGGTTGCAACAGCTCAAGACCGGGGCGCTGCTTGCCGCATCGGTCGAAATGGGAGCGATTATCGGGCGCATTCCGCCCGAAGGCCGCGCACATCTGCGCGCTTATGCACGCGATATCGGCCTTGCCTTCCAGATCGTGGACGATCTCCTCGACTATGAAGGGGACGAAGCGAAAGCGGGGAAAGCGCTGCGCAAGGATGCGGGCAAAGGCAAGCAGACGTTCGTTTCGCTTCTGGGGGCGCAACGCGCGCGGGATCAGGCGGAAATGCTGGTGGCGCAGGCCAGCGATCATCTTGCCAACCACGGGACGGAAGCCCGGCTGCTGCGGGCACTGGCGCGCTATATCGTTGAAAGGGATCATTGA
- a CDS encoding acetolactate synthase 3 large subunit — protein MTQERSGAKILVESLVRQGVEFVFGYPGGAVLPIYDELFGDDRIRHILVRHEAGAAHAAEGYARSTGKPGVVLVTSGPGATNAVTGIADAFLDSIPMVVITGQVATNLIGSDAFQEADTIGITRHCTKHNYLVRDPAELAATIDEAFEIATTGRPGPVVIDIPKNVQVATALLSDSKPQRPQRYNPRLAAESDEIAKAIDLIANAKAPILYTGGGIINSGPRASELLRQFQALTGAPVTSTLMGLGAFPADHSDWLGMLGMHGTYEANMAMNRCDVMINVGARFDDRVTGRLDAFSPDSTKIHIDIDRSSINKTVPVDLPIIGDCATVLEQLIAAWGNRKATDLSEWKARIDGWRARDSLAYPRRSGDLIMPQYAVERLFALTRDKDPIITTEVGQHQMWAAQYFGFDKPNKWLTSGGLGTMGYGMPAAIGAQLGNPESLVIDIAGEASIQMNIQEMGTASQFRLPIKVFILNNEYMGMVRQWQELTYESRYSNSYSDSLPDFVKMAEAYGWKGIRIHDESELDAGIKAMIEHDGPVMVDCLVSKEANCFPMIPSGAAHTEMLLYGDVHAGTMDDEAKALV, from the coding sequence GTGACCCAAGAGCGCAGCGGCGCAAAGATCCTGGTCGAAAGCCTTGTCCGTCAGGGTGTCGAATTCGTGTTCGGCTATCCCGGCGGGGCTGTTCTGCCGATCTATGACGAATTGTTTGGCGATGACCGTATCCGCCACATCCTTGTCCGGCACGAAGCCGGTGCGGCCCATGCCGCCGAAGGCTATGCCCGTTCCACCGGCAAGCCAGGCGTCGTGCTCGTGACTTCCGGCCCCGGCGCGACCAATGCCGTCACCGGCATTGCCGACGCGTTCCTCGATTCCATTCCTATGGTCGTCATCACCGGGCAGGTCGCCACCAACCTGATCGGTTCGGACGCCTTCCAGGAAGCGGATACGATCGGCATCACGCGCCATTGCACCAAACACAACTATCTGGTGCGCGATCCTGCGGAACTGGCGGCGACGATCGACGAAGCGTTCGAAATCGCCACCACCGGCCGGCCCGGCCCTGTCGTTATCGATATTCCCAAGAACGTCCAGGTCGCGACTGCGCTTCTCAGTGATTCCAAGCCGCAACGCCCGCAGCGCTATAACCCGCGCCTTGCGGCGGAAAGCGACGAAATCGCCAAGGCCATCGATCTGATCGCGAATGCCAAGGCGCCGATCCTTTATACCGGCGGCGGGATTATCAATTCCGGCCCACGGGCGAGCGAACTGCTGCGCCAGTTCCAGGCGCTGACCGGTGCCCCCGTCACCTCCACACTGATGGGCCTCGGCGCGTTTCCGGCGGATCACTCCGATTGGCTGGGCATGCTCGGCATGCATGGCACTTATGAAGCAAACATGGCGATGAACCGCTGCGACGTGATGATCAACGTCGGCGCGCGCTTCGATGATCGCGTCACCGGGCGTCTCGACGCCTTTTCGCCGGATTCGACGAAAATCCACATCGATATCGACCGCAGTTCGATCAACAAGACGGTTCCGGTCGATCTGCCGATCATCGGCGATTGCGCGACGGTTCTGGAACAGCTCATCGCGGCTTGGGGCAATCGCAAGGCCACCGATCTGTCTGAGTGGAAAGCCCGGATCGACGGCTGGCGCGCGCGTGACAGCCTTGCCTATCCGCGCCGTTCAGGCGATCTGATCATGCCGCAATACGCGGTTGAGCGGTTGTTCGCACTCACTCGCGACAAGGACCCGATCATCACCACCGAAGTCGGTCAGCACCAGATGTGGGCCGCGCAATATTTCGGTTTCGACAAGCCGAACAAGTGGCTGACTTCGGGCGGGCTCGGCACGATGGGCTACGGCATGCCCGCGGCCATCGGCGCGCAGCTCGGCAATCCGGAAAGCCTCGTGATCGATATTGCGGGCGAAGCCTCGATCCAGATGAACATTCAGGAAATGGGCACGGCCAGCCAGTTCCGTCTGCCGATCAAGGTGTTCATTCTCAACAACGAATACATGGGCATGGTTCGCCAGTGGCAGGAACTGACTTATGAGAGCCGCTATTCGAATTCCTATTCGGACAGCCTGCCCGACTTCGTGAAAATGGCCGAAGCCTATGGCTGGAAGGGCATCCGCATCCATGACGAAAGCGAGCTGGACGCGGGTATCAAGGCAATGATCGAACACGATGGCCCGGTGATGGTGGATTGCCTCGTTTCGAAGGAAGCCAACTGCTTCCCGATGATCCCGAGCGGTGCGGCCCACACCGAAATGCTGCTCTACGGCGATGTCCATGCCGGGACGATGGACGACGAAGCCAAAGCGCTGGTCTGA
- the purL gene encoding phosphoribosylformylglycinamidine synthase subunit PurL: MPNTADTITPAVVEAHGLSPEEYSHVLHALGREPNLVELGIFSVMWSEHCSYKSSRLHLKKLPTEAPWVIQGPGENAGVIDIGDGQAAIFKMESHNHPSYIEPYQGAATGVGGILRDVFTMGARPVANMNALRFGRPDHPKMKHLVKGVVSGIGGYGNCVGVPTVGGETNFHPAYDGNILVNAMTVGVADTNKIFYCAATGVGNPIVYVGSKTGRDGIHGATMASADFGEDSEEKRPTVQVGDPFTEKLLIEACLELMATDAIVAIQDMGAAGLTSSSVEMASKGGAGIRLDMNQVPCREEGMTPYEMMLSESQERMLMVLKPGKEAMAEAIFRKWELDFAVIGEVTDTGHMVLEWNGEVVCDIPLAPLADEAPEYDRPYISKEEYAAWAGISDLAETPVSADVGSDLLKLMGSADLASRSWIWQQYDSQVGADTLQLSGGDAAVVRVHGTKKALAISTDCTPRYCYANPYEGGKQAIAEAYRNISAVGGRPLAVTNCLNFANPQRPEIMAQFVGCLEGMGDACRALDFPIVSGNVSLYNESKATGGGSAILPTPAIGGVGLLDDSATMATIAFKTEGEALILIGQTAGHLGQSLWLRECHGREEGLAPVVDLDAERRHGEFIRRLIGNCAVTAVHDISDGGALVAIAEMALAGNIGAQVTLSGAENPAAFCFGEDQGRYLVTTRDAEAVLKAAEEQGIEAVQIGTTGGVMISGASVAVPLADLREASESFFRDWMES; encoded by the coding sequence ATGCCTAATACCGCCGACACGATCACGCCCGCTGTTGTCGAGGCCCATGGCCTCTCCCCCGAGGAATATAGCCACGTCCTCCATGCGCTCGGCCGCGAGCCGAACCTTGTGGAACTGGGTATTTTTTCGGTCATGTGGTCGGAGCATTGCTCCTACAAGAGCTCGCGACTCCACCTGAAGAAACTGCCGACCGAAGCCCCCTGGGTGATTCAGGGGCCGGGCGAGAATGCCGGTGTCATTGATATCGGCGATGGCCAGGCCGCCATCTTCAAGATGGAGAGCCATAACCACCCCAGCTATATCGAGCCGTATCAGGGTGCGGCCACCGGCGTCGGCGGCATTCTGCGCGATGTTTTCACCATGGGCGCGCGCCCCGTGGCCAATATGAACGCCTTGCGCTTCGGCCGCCCCGACCATCCCAAGATGAAGCATCTGGTCAAAGGCGTCGTTTCCGGGATCGGCGGCTACGGTAATTGCGTGGGTGTACCGACAGTGGGCGGGGAGACCAATTTCCACCCGGCTTACGACGGCAACATCCTGGTCAATGCGATGACGGTGGGCGTCGCCGATACGAACAAGATCTTCTATTGCGCCGCGACCGGCGTCGGCAATCCGATCGTCTATGTCGGATCCAAGACCGGGCGTGACGGGATTCATGGCGCGACCATGGCCAGCGCCGATTTCGGCGAGGATTCGGAAGAAAAGCGCCCCACCGTGCAAGTCGGCGATCCCTTCACCGAAAAGCTCCTGATCGAAGCCTGCCTCGAACTGATGGCGACCGATGCCATCGTCGCCATTCAGGATATGGGCGCGGCGGGCCTCACTTCCTCCAGCGTCGAAATGGCATCCAAGGGCGGTGCGGGCATCCGGCTCGACATGAATCAGGTGCCCTGCCGCGAAGAGGGCATGACGCCGTACGAAATGATGCTGTCGGAAAGCCAGGAGCGGATGCTCATGGTACTCAAGCCGGGCAAGGAAGCCATGGCCGAAGCGATCTTCCGCAAGTGGGAACTCGATTTCGCGGTCATCGGGGAAGTGACCGATACTGGCCATATGGTGTTGGAATGGAATGGCGAAGTGGTGTGCGACATCCCCCTCGCCCCGCTGGCCGATGAAGCACCGGAATACGATCGTCCCTATATTTCGAAAGAGGAATACGCGGCCTGGGCCGGGATCAGCGATCTTGCCGAAACGCCCGTGAGCGCAGATGTGGGCTCGGACCTGCTCAAGCTGATGGGCAGCGCCGATCTCGCATCGCGAAGCTGGATCTGGCAGCAGTATGACAGCCAGGTTGGCGCGGATACGTTGCAGCTTTCGGGTGGCGATGCGGCAGTGGTCCGTGTCCATGGCACGAAGAAGGCGCTGGCGATCAGCACCGACTGCACCCCGCGCTATTGCTACGCCAATCCCTACGAGGGCGGGAAGCAGGCGATTGCCGAAGCCTATCGCAACATTTCCGCCGTGGGTGGGCGCCCGCTGGCAGTGACCAACTGCCTCAACTTCGCCAATCCGCAACGTCCGGAGATCATGGCGCAGTTCGTGGGCTGCCTTGAGGGCATGGGCGATGCGTGCCGCGCGCTCGATTTCCCGATCGTGAGCGGCAACGTCTCCCTCTACAACGAATCCAAGGCCACCGGCGGCGGCTCCGCGATCTTGCCGACACCGGCTATCGGCGGCGTCGGACTGCTGGACGATTCCGCCACCATGGCCACAATCGCTTTCAAGACCGAAGGCGAAGCGCTGATCCTGATCGGCCAGACCGCCGGCCACCTCGGCCAGAGCTTGTGGCTGCGTGAATGCCATGGCCGCGAAGAAGGCCTGGCCCCGGTGGTCGATCTCGATGCGGAACGGCGCCACGGCGAATTTATCCGCAGGCTGATCGGCAATTGCGCAGTCACGGCCGTGCACGATATTTCGGATGGCGGCGCACTTGTCGCAATCGCGGAAATGGCGCTCGCAGGAAACATCGGCGCGCAGGTCACTCTGTCCGGCGCTGAAAATCCCGCCGCATTCTGTTTCGGCGAGGATCAGGGGCGCTATCTGGTGACGACCCGCGACGCCGAGGCCGTGCTCAAAGCAGCCGAAGAACAGGGTATCGAAGCCGTGCAGATCGGCACGACCGGCGGCGTCATGATTTCCGGCGCAAGCGTTGCGGTGCCACTGGCCGATCTGCGCGAAGCAAGCGAGAGTTTCTTCCGCGACTGGATGGAAAGCTGA
- the serB gene encoding phosphoserine phosphatase SerB, producing the protein MLIARLIADPHAYSTTLDQATAALEAHGMRVAMAQLVDANSPVLQISLPEGDAATVAGILDEHFRPSDLLLTDEEIRVPHVFVSDMDSTMIGQECIDELADFAGIKPQIAEITERAMQGELDFESALRERVLLLRNLAEEAISECLSTRIVPMPGAKTLVATLKSKGCRTVLVTGGFHQFADPVAEQLGFERVVGNRLEVSGGVLTGGLVGAITDSSVKKAVLLEEMAHLGDAGVSLATGDGANDIPMLEAATYGIAYRAKPKARAAANGWIDRGDLTAILHLLRIPEAEWVG; encoded by the coding sequence TTGCTCATCGCCCGCCTGATAGCAGACCCGCACGCCTATTCGACAACTCTTGATCAGGCCACCGCCGCGCTGGAAGCGCACGGGATGCGTGTAGCCATGGCCCAACTGGTCGATGCCAACAGCCCGGTCCTGCAGATTTCCTTGCCCGAAGGCGATGCGGCAACGGTCGCGGGCATTCTGGACGAGCATTTCCGCCCATCGGACCTGCTGCTGACCGATGAGGAAATCCGCGTCCCGCATGTTTTCGTATCTGACATGGATTCGACCATGATCGGGCAGGAATGCATTGACGAACTGGCCGATTTCGCCGGGATCAAGCCGCAGATTGCCGAGATCACCGAGCGGGCGATGCAGGGGGAACTGGATTTCGAAAGTGCGCTGCGCGAGCGTGTGCTGCTACTGCGGAATCTGGCGGAAGAGGCGATTTCCGAATGCCTCAGCACGCGTATCGTTCCGATGCCCGGCGCCAAGACGCTGGTCGCGACTTTGAAAAGCAAAGGTTGCCGCACGGTGCTGGTGACAGGCGGTTTCCATCAGTTCGCCGATCCGGTGGCGGAGCAGCTCGGTTTCGAACGCGTGGTGGGCAACCGGCTCGAAGTTTCAGGCGGCGTGCTCACTGGAGGGCTGGTCGGCGCGATTACCGACAGCAGCGTGAAGAAGGCGGTCCTGCTCGAAGAGATGGCCCATCTGGGCGATGCCGGGGTCAGCTTGGCCACAGGGGATGGCGCCAACGACATTCCGATGCTGGAAGCGGCGACGTACGGCATTGCCTATCGTGCCAAGCCCAAGGCACGCGCAGCCGCCAATGGCTGGATCGATCGCGGCGATCTGACCGCGATCCTCCATCTGCTGCGGATTCCTGAAGCTGAATGGGTCGGCTGA
- a CDS encoding YceI family protein, whose product MRRLSLALAGVAGATLLSFSALQAQNGTNAQPGTADASLVTAGTYTADPAHTLVGWRVNHFGFSDYFGLFGDVTGTLKLDPINVESSSLEVRIPVAKITTASADLTSHLLRAGKDGGAPDFFGPTPADAVFKSTQIRPNGTSEALIFGNLTLNGVTKPVSVMARFTGAGENPATKKQTVGFKGWARIKRSDFNINFGIPMVTDTVDLDITAAFEK is encoded by the coding sequence ATGCGTAGGCTTTCGCTAGCCCTTGCAGGCGTTGCCGGGGCAACGCTGCTTTCCTTCAGCGCGCTCCAAGCCCAGAACGGCACCAACGCCCAGCCCGGCACGGCTGACGCATCACTCGTCACCGCCGGAACCTACACTGCCGATCCCGCGCACACGCTGGTCGGCTGGCGCGTCAATCACTTCGGATTTTCGGATTATTTCGGCCTGTTCGGCGATGTGACCGGAACGCTGAAACTCGATCCGATCAACGTCGAATCCAGTTCGCTGGAAGTGCGCATTCCCGTCGCCAAGATCACAACCGCCAGTGCGGACCTGACCTCCCACCTGCTGCGCGCGGGCAAGGATGGCGGCGCCCCCGATTTCTTCGGTCCGACCCCTGCCGATGCCGTATTCAAATCGACCCAAATTCGCCCCAATGGGACCAGCGAAGCGCTGATCTTCGGCAATCTGACGCTGAACGGCGTAACAAAGCCGGTCTCGGTCATGGCCCGCTTCACCGGTGCGGGTGAAAATCCGGCCACCAAGAAGCAGACTGTCGGCTTCAAGGGATGGGCGCGGATCAAGCGGTCCGATTTCAACATCAATTTCGGCATTCCGATGGTCACCGACACCGTCGATCTCGACATCACCGCCGCGTTCGAAAAGTAA